The genomic window ATGTATCTGGAAGGACATATCGCCTTCGCCATTCCGGGTGAGGATGACGATGTGATCGTCCATTGCTCGACCCAGCACCCAAGCGAGGCGCAGCATATGGTCGCCCATGTGCTTGGCGTGCCCTCGAACGCGGTCACGGTGAATGTGCGCCGGATGGGCGGTGGGTTCGGCGGCAAGGAAAGCCAGATGAACCTGTTCTGTGCCGTCGCGGCCATTGCCGCCAAGAAATGGGGTCGCGCGGTGAAAATCCGCCCCGACCGCGATCAGGACATGACCGCGACCGGCAAACGGCATGATTTCGTCATCGACTATGACGTGGCGTTCGACGACGCGGGCCGGATCGAGGCGGTGAACGGTGTCTTTGCGGCACGTTGCGGGTTTTCGTCCGACCTGTCCGGTCCTGTCACCGACCGCGCATTGTTTCACGCTGACAATGCTTATTTCTATCCGAATGTGCGGTTGGTTAGCCATCCGATGAAGACCAACACCGTCTCGAACACTGCGTTTCGCGGCTTTGGCGGGCCGCAGGGTGTGATCGTGGCCGAACGCATCATGGAAGAGATTGCTTATGCCACCGGCCAGGACCCGCTGGATGTGCGCAAGGCGAATTTCTATGGCGGCAAGGGGCGTGATCTGACGCCCTATCACCAAGAGGTCGAGGACAATATTCTTGACCGTCTGGTGGGCGAGCTTGAGGAAAGCGCAGACTATCGCGCGCGCCGCAAAGCCATCATCGACTTCAACGCTACATCGCGTGTTCTGAAAAAGGGCATCGCGCTGACCCCGGTCAAGTTCGGGATCTCGTTCACCGCGACGTGGTATAATCAGGCGGGCGCGCTGGTGCATGTCTATAATGACGGGTCGATCCATCTGAACCACGGTGGCACCGAAATGGGTCAGGGTCTGAACACCAAGGTTGCCCAAGTGGTGGCCGAGGCGTTTCAGGTCGATTTCGAACGCATCAAGATCACCAGGACCACGACCGAGAAGGTGCCTAACACATCCGCCACTGCCGCGTCGTCCGGCACCGATCTGAACGGCATGGCCGCGCTGAACGCGGTCGAGCAGATCAAGGCGCGGCTGGTGGAATTTGCCGCCGGGAAGTGGAAGGTCTCGCCTGACGCCGTGGTGTTTGAACCCAATCAGGTGCGCATCGGTAACGAAGTTCTGAGCTTCGATGCCTTCATCAAGCAGGCTTACATGGCGCGCGTGCAACTCTCTGCCGCAGGCTTCTACAAGACGCCGAAAATCCACTGGGACCGAGCGGCGGGCAAGGGTCGCCCGTTCTTCTACTACGCCTATGGCGCGGCCTGTTCCGAGGTCACAATTGACACGCTGACCGGTGAATACCGGGTAGAGCGGACGGATATCCTGCATGATGTGGGTCGGTCGCTGAACCCGGTGTTGGACAAGGGCCAGGTCGAAGGTGCGTTCATTCAGGGCATGGGCTGGTTGACCACCGAGGAATTGTGGTGGGACGATGCTGGCCGTCTGCGCACCCATGCGCCGTCGACCTACAAGATCCCGCTGGCGTCCGACCGGCCGCGCGTGTTCAACGTGAAGCTTGCCGATTGGTCAGAAAACCGCGAGTTGACGATCAAACGCTCCAAGGCTGTGGGAGAGCCGCCCTTCATGCTGGGCATCTCGGTGTTCGAGGCTTTGTCGATGGCGGTCGCCTCGGTCGCGGATTATCGCATTTGCCCGCGTCTGGACGCGCCCGCCACGCCCGAGCGTGTGCTGATGGCCGTCGAACGCCTGAAAGCGGCGGGCTGACCCATGGCCCAGCCCCTGCGCGATCTGTCTGACTTTCTGTCCCTGAACGGACCGGTCATTCGCGTGACCCTGAGACGGGTGCGCGGATCATCGCCGCGCGATGAAGGGACCGAGATGTTCGTGGCCCAAGATCGTCTGTGGAGCACCATCGGAGGTGGGCAGTTGGAATACATCGCCATCGACCGCGCCCGTGAAATGCTGCGCAAGGGCGTGCTGAACCTTGATCTGGACGTGCCGCTTGGCCCCGAGATCGGTCAGTGCTGCGGGGGGCGGGTTGAATTGTCTTTGGCGCGAATGCGGCCGTCGGACAAGCGTGAAGCCCTGACGCATGCGCAGGATCAAGCCGCGCATCTGCCCCATGTCTATGTCATGGGTGCTGGCCATGTGGGCCGCGCGTTGGCGGAATTGTTCCAGCACCTGCCGGTGCGCTGCATCCTGATCGACAGCCGCGAGGAGGAGTTGGTCCGGTGCCGGGCGGATGTGGAAACGCGGTTAAGCGCGATCCCGGAAGTGGACATCATGAACGCCCCTGCGGGCAGCGCCTTTGTTGTGCTGACCCATGACCATGCGCTTGATTTCCTGCTGACTCTGGCGGCCCTTGAAAAAGGCAACGCGGCCTATGTTGGCATGATCGGGTCCGCCACCAAACGGGCCAAGTTTCGCAACTGGGTCCGCCAGCATGGTGACGACCACAGCACCGGACAATTGATTTGCCCCATCGGGGCAAGCGGCAGCCGCGACAAGCGGCCCAGCGTCATCGCGGCCTTCGTGGCAGCGGAAGTGATCGCTGATTTGACCTCTGAAACTGCCGCAAATTCCCAGCAATGGGACATGGGAGCGCCCGTTCCGGGCAATCAAACAGACCGGAAAGACCCCGCCGCCAAACGCGCGCGGGACTGATTTCCGGTCACAGTGGAGGAGGAGTCCGTCATGGACGGTGGAACTTACAACTACAGGCTTTTTGCGCGCAATGACTTCAGCGCGTTCTGGGCCTTGTTTACCGATAACCTGATCAACCTGATCGTGCTGGCAGGCGTCTGTCAGTTCGTCTTCAACATGCCGGCCGAGATCGTGTTTGGCCGCATTCTGCCCGGCGCTGCCGTGGCCATCATGGCCGGTGTCGGGGCCTACACCGTTCTGGCCAAACGCGCCGCGCAAAGGCACGGGCGTGATGTGACCGCCCTGCCCTATGGTATCTCGACACCCGTTATGTTCGTCTATCTGTTCGGTGTGATCGGCCCGATCTACTGGTCCACCAATGATGCGACACTTGCGTGGCAGGTGGGCATTGGTGCGGGTTTCATGGGTGGCATTGTCGCTGGTCTTGGGGCTATCGTTGGCCCATGGCTGAAACGTGTGACGCCTCGCGCAGGGATGCTGGGCACGCTTTGTGGTATCGCGTTGGTGTTCATCGGCACCGTTCCGTTGGCCACCGTGTTCGAAGACCCGTTCGTCGGTTTTGCCTCGATGATCATCATTCTTTGGGGTCTGGTCGGCCGTTTCCGCCTGCCGTTCAACATTCCCGCCGGTCTTCTGGCCTTGATCGTCGGCACCGTGGTCGCTCTGGGCATGGGCAAAGCCTCGATCAGCTTCGAAGGTGTGGGCTTTTATCCGCCGGTGCCGTATTTCGGTGATCTGATCGCCGGTATCCAATACCTGTTCGCCAATCCCGAGCTGTTCCTGGTTTTGGTGCCGGTGCAGATCTATAACTTCATCGAAACCATGAACAACGTCGAAAGCGCCGAAGCGGCGGGCGACCATTACCCGGTGGCGACTTGTCAGGTGACAGACGGCGTGGGCACGATGATCGGCGCGATTTTTGGTTCGCCCTTCCCCACAACTGCCTATATCGGCCACCCGGCTTACAAGCGGATGGGGGCGCATACCGGCTATATCATTGCGGTCGGTCTGGTCATTCCCTTCGCCGCGTTCTTCGGGCTGCTCGCGTTTCTGAACAACCTGATCCCCGTGGCCGCCGCCGCGCCGGTTCTGGTGTTCGTGGCGCTGAGCCTGATCACCAACACGGCGCATTCGGTCAAGACCGAGCATATGGCCGCCGTGACCATCGCGATGATGCCGCACGTGTCTTCCTTCCTTGTGACCAAATGGGGGTCGCTGATGGGTGCCCTTGGTGCCACCGGGGTCGAAGGCCTGCCGCGACTGGGTGACGAAGCCCTGACCGCCGCCCTTTTACAGCAAGGCGCGCATTTCGAAGGCCATCTGGCGCTCAGCCAAGGGGCCATTCTGACCGGCCTGATCTGGGGTGCCATCGTGGCCAGCGTGATCGACGGACGGTTCCGCAACGCGGGTGGGTTCGCCCTTGCTGCCTGCGGCATGTCGCTGGTCGGTATCATCCATTCGGCCAGCCTGCATTGGCCCAGCCTGAGCGGTGTCAGCATGGGGTATCTGATCGCGGCGGCGTTCCTGTTCGTCTATCCGTATTTCCACAAGGAAGACGCGTTGGTGAACGACAACCTGCCGACCGACGAACCGCAACCAACTCCGGGCGAATAATTCCTCCCTTCGCCCGAACTCAGCACAGGGCGCGCGCTGCGTCCTGTGCCTTTTCTTGAACGGAATATGCAATGACTTCGCCGCAAACCCTTCTGCGTGGCCGCACACTTACCTTCACTGCCGAACCAAACGGCCCCGATGACACCCACGCCCATGAGTATCGCGAGGACGGTGCAATATTGATGGCCGAGGGCAAAATCATCGCCTCGGGCGACTATGCCGATGTCAGTGCGCAGTCAACCGGCGCGCGGGTGATCGACCACCGCCCCCACCTTCTGATGGCCGGGTTTATCGACACCCATATACACTTTCCGCAGGTGCAGGTGATTGCCTCTTGGGGTGCGCAGCTTCTGGATTGGCTGAACACCTATACTTTCCCCGCCGAGACCCAATATGCCGACCCTGCACATAGCGCCACGATGGCAGGCAAGTTCTATGACCAGATCACCGCGCATGGCACCACGACCGCGGTCGCCTATTGCTCGGTCCACAAAACCTCGGCCGATGCGTTCTTTACCGAGGCCGCCCGGCGCAACATGTGCATGATCGGCGGCAAAGTGATGATGGACCGCAACGCGCCGGACGGGCTGCGCGACACGCCACAATCCTCTTATGACGACTCAAAGGCGCTGATCGACACGTGGCACGGGAAAGGGCGCGGTCACTATGCGATCACGCCGCGCTTCGCCATCACCTCGACGCCAGCCCAGATGGAGATGGCGCAGGCCTTGGTGCAAGAGCATCCCGATTGCTATGTCCAGACCCACCTGTCGGAAAACCATGACGAGATCGCCTATACCACCGAGCTTTACCCAGAGGCCCGCGACTATCTGGATGTCTATCAATCCTATGGCCTGCTTGGCCCAAAGATGCTGCTGGGGCATTCCATTCACCTGACACCACGCGAAATCGACGCGCTGGTCGACACCGGCGCACACCCGGTGTTTTGCCCGACCTCGAACCTGTTTCTGGGCAGTGGGCTGTTTGATGACGCAGGCCTGCGCGGGCGCGGCATCACCAATGCGATTGCGACAGATGTGGGCGCTGGCACCAGCTATTCCATGCTGCAAACGCTGAATGAAAGCTACAAGGTGCTGCAATTACAGGGCCAATCCCTGCACCCCCTGCGTGCCTTCCACTGGATCACGCGCGGCAATGCCGTCGCGCTGGGGTTGGAAGACAAGATCGGCACACTCGCCCCCGGCTCGGATGCCGATATCGTTGTGCTGAATGCCTCTGCCACAGACGCCATGGCCCTGCGGATGGAGCGCGCGACCACCCTGTCGGAAGAGTTGTTCGTGCTGATGATGATGGGTGATGATCGCGCGGTGGAACGGGTTTACGTGGCGGGGGCGCCACCTGAACCTATCTGAACCAATGCGGGTTGACCCGACCACCGCTGCCCGCCCGCAAAACGCGAACGGGCAACGGTGATGATCTATGATTGAACGAACCTATGAGCGCCGTCGCGGCCCGATCAGTTAGACGCCTGACGCAACAACGGCGTGATCCGACGGACACTGGCGCGGCGGTTGGCCCGTTCTTCCAATTCGGTATCTACCTTCAGGAAGGCCTCACCATAGCCTTGCACGATCAGATTTTCCGGCGGCACATCGAAATACTCGGTCAAGGCCAATGCGACCGATTCCGCCCGACGGTCCGACAGGGCCAGATTATAGGCGGCAGACCCCACTGCATCGGTGTGACCTTCGATCAGGAACACCTCGTTCCGGTCATTGGCGACATAGCTCTGGATCAACTTGCCCAAACGCGCCAGTGACCGCGCCTGATCCGGGCGGATCGCAGCCGACCCGGTTTCGAAGGTGACAGCATTCAGGTCGATCACCGGCACAAGATTGCGCACCTGTGGGATGTGCCGGATCTGCGCCAGACTGAAGCGACGATCGAAAACACCTTCACGGGCCAGGGCCCTGCGCAAGGCGTCTTCGTCGGCGTCAGCGGTCAAACCCTGTTGCGCAACGGGGTCAGGCAGAGTGGTGACATCGACAGGTTCAACAGCAACTGTATCGTCGATCAATACCGTTTCAGTGCCGTCCTCGGCCACGTGAACCCGGCGCAGCACGCGATATTCAGGATCGCGGACAGTGACGATTTCTGTGCCATCGGGTCGGATCACGGTCGTGCGGGTCGATCCATCGCCAAAAGTCTCGGTCCGCAGCCTTGTGCCCGGTTGGCGTAAGAGGGCGTTATCATCCTTGATGATCTCATAGCTGCCATCCTCGCGGCTAACCACGACCCGATCACCAGAGTTCAGTGCCACTTCGCGATTGTTGGACAGGATCGCACCTACCGCGACTGCGCCCAGGCCCAAGAGGATGGCCTTTTCGCCTTTGGACAGCCCTTCATCGCGTTTGGCGCTCGCCGTGGCGTCTTTTTGCTCGATCACCGTCTTCACGGCTTCGTTGACCTTGTTGGCAAAATCTTCGTCGGACGACCGGGCGGTTTCTTCCGTCACCACTTCCTCGGTCACTTCAGCCGAGGTGTCCGCTTCGACCGGGGCGGCGGCGGCGGCAGCCACTGGGGCTTCACCACTTTCAGCCGCGGGTTGAACGGGAAGCTCTGGCACCGGCTCTGACGTTACAGCCTCTTCGGCGGTCGGTTCGGTGTCGGTCAACGCATCCGCAAGCGCTGCTTCCTCTTCCGGCGATACGTCAGACGCTTGTTCGGCAGGTTGCTCTGCGGTCTGCTCAACCGGCGCTTCGACAGGCTCCGCTTCGGTGGTTTCAGTCGAAGTATCAGCGCTCTGTGCGGGGGTTTGCGCATCGGGCGTTTCGGCAACTTCGCCGGTCGGTTCAGCTTCCGGCGCGACGATACTTTCGTTTGTGGTCGCTTCGGTGACTGTATCGCTTTCAACCGTGTCGGGTGCCGGTTCTTCGGAGGGATTCGCTTCTGCGGTCTCGGCCTCTGGGGCTTTTTCCGTCACCTCCGCTTCAGCCTCTGGTGCCGCTTCAACCGGTGCAGCATCGGCGGGGGCGGCTTCGGCTTCGACCGCTGGCGCTTCTTCTGCGGGAGCTGCCTCGACCGTGCCGGTGTCAGTCGCAACCTCGGCGGCAGGTTCGGCGGTGCCACCCTCTTGGATCGGCAAGTTCAGAGCTTGCGCAATCTCCGGCGTCATACCGCTTTCACGCAATGCGGTCAGCATCCCCGCCATGTCTGGGCGCAGACTGGCATCCACACCTTCGCCACAGGGAAGCGGCGCGCCATCGGCACAGATCATCGCGCTTTTCGGAACCGCAATCACGCCCTCGCCACACGGCAAGGCTGCGCCGTTTTCGCAGATCATACTTTCCGCCGGTATCTCCGGGACGCCACTTGCGCAGGGCGTTTCACTGCCATCAACGCAAAGCACACTTGGGGCAGCGCCGGACGCGTTTGTCTGTGCAACAATCGGCGCGGGAAACGCCATTGAAAGGGTCGCCACAAGGGCGGTCGAGGATTTCCATGTTATGGGCATTCTGCGGTCTCCAACCTGGTGGTTTGCAATTATCACTGTGATGATAACGCAACCCCTGGGCATTCGGTTCCCCGACGATCAGACTCAAGCGGGCTTTCGCCATCGGTCTGTCCATCCAGGCCGAGCACCCATCGGACAGAAGTGAATGTCAGAACAGGACCGACGGCAACCATGTTGCCAGCACCGGCAACAGCCAGATCAGCGCGATCCCGACAATCTGAAGACAGATGAACGGCAAAACGCCGGCATATATCTGGCCGGTCGTGACCTCTTTCGGGGCCGCGCCCCGCAGATAGAACAGCGAAAAGCCGAAAGGCGGCGTCAAGAACGAAGTCTGAAGGTTTATCGCGATCAACACGCCCAGCCAGATCGGATCATGGCCCAGCAGGATCAGGGATGGTGTGATCAGCGGCAGAACGATCACCGAAATTTCGACGAAATCGAGGAAGAAGCCCAACACGAAGATCACGATCATGCAAAAGACCAGCGCGCCGTTTGCACCGCCTGGCATCCCGGCCAGAAGACGCGCCACGCGCTCTTCTCCGCCCAGCCCGATAAAGACCAAGCTGAAGAACCCGGCGGCAATGATGGTGGCGAAGATCATGGCCGTCATCGTCATGGTCGAGCCGACCGCCTCTTGCACCACGCGTTTTTGCAACGCGGCGCGCAGGGCCAGAAGCACGGACAGCCCGCCCACTACCGCAAGTCCGGCATAGAAGATGCCAAGCCCAAAAGCGCCCGAAGTCAGGTCGTTGCGCTGAAACCGCACCGGGAAGGCCCCGGCAAGAATACCCAATGCGATCAGGGCAATTGTGCCCAGAAGTATAAAGCGCGGGGCGGTGCCGATGCGATAGCCGGTCATCAACAACGCGCCGATGGCACCGACCGACGCGGCTTCGGTCGGGGTGGCGACGCCGCCCAGAATGGCGCCCAGCACGGCGAAGATCAGCATGACCGGCGGGATCACCGCGCCAACCACCTCGCGCCAGTCAGGCTTGGCCAGATCAAGGGGCGCAGGCGGCATGTCCTGCGGGCGCAACCATCCGCGCGCCACGATATAGATCAGGTAAAGACAGACCAGCACCAGACCCGGGATCACGGCGGCTGCAAAGAACTGGCCGACCGACAATGCCTCGACCGAGAACTTGCCCTGCTCGTATTGCGCCTGCTGGAACGACGTGGACATCACGTCCGCCAGAATGATCAGAAGGGTCGAGGGGGGAATGATTTGCCCCAGCGTGCCCGCCGTGCAGACGATGCCCGAGGCAACCCGTGCGTCATATCCGGCGCGCAGCATCGTGGGCAGCGCGATCATCCCCATCGCGACCACGGTCGCTCCGACGATCCCCGTGGACGCTGCCAGCAACGTGCCGACCAGCACGACCGAGATACCCAGCCCGCCGCGCAACTGTCCGAACAGCCGACCCATCGTGTCAAGCAGCCCTTCGGCGATACGGCTTTTCTCAAGCAACGCGCCCATCATCACGAACAGGGGAATGGCGATCAGCACCGGGTTGGTCAGGACGCCAAACACCCGCTGGCCCAACGCGCCCAGCAGTGTGATATCCATCTGGCCCAGCATCCAGCCCAGATAGGCAAAGATCACCGCCACACCGGCGATGCTGAACGATACAGGGAACCCCAGAAGGATCGCGCCCATCAGGGCTGCGAACATGATAAGGTCGAGATATTCGATCATCAGGTTTCTTTCACGGCCAGAAGGCGGATCAACAGGGCAAGTGATTGCAGCATCACGAGGACGCTAAAGGCTGGGATCAGGGATTTCAGCAGGAAAACCGCCTCGATCCCGCCCACCGAAATCGGGCCTTCAAGGATTGCCCAGGAATTGCGCACCGATGGCCATGACCAATAGATCAGCGCGATCATCGACGGCATCAGCAGGAACAGATGACCGAAAATGTCGATCCGCCGCCGCACCTCGGGCGTCGCCTTGGCATAGAACACGTCAACGCGTACATGTTTGTCGACAAGTAGCGTATAGCCTGCCGCCAGCATGAACAGGCCGGCGTGCATGTATAAAACGCTTTCCTGCAACGCGATTGAATTCGCGCCGAACGCGTAGCGCCCGACAACGATGGTGAATTGCACCAACATCATGGCCAGCGCCAACCAGCGCACCACATAGGCCACGCCCATGTTCACCTTGTCCAAGGCATTCGCCAGATGCTCCATCGCCTGCCCCCGCTTGACTGTCGGTCAGGGCGCGGTCATCGCTGCGCCCTGACCGAGAGGTCTTAGTAACCCATGACCAGATTACGTGCGTTCATCTGGCCGTTGTCAGCATAGACCATGTATTTGCCGACCGAGTCGCGATACGCCACAAAGCTTTCGGTGATCCGTTTCACCAGTTCGTCGTCATCCTGACGCAGATCGTCGATGACTTCGGCGGCAGCTTTGCCCATGGCCGTGATGACATCCTCGGGGAACATCTTCACCTGAACACCTTGCTCGGCAACCATCGCTTGCAACGAAATGGCGTGCTTCGTCGTGTATTCGGTCCAGACTTGGTTATACAGGCTGTCACTGGCCGCCTGCACCACTTGTTTCAGGTCGTCCGGCAACTCGTTGAACACATCTGCGTTGACGCCACATTCCTCGGCTGAAGACGGCTCGCCCACGCCGGGCCAATAGTAGTTCTTGGCAACCTGGTAATATCCAAGCGCACTGTCTGTCCAGGGGCCGATAAACTCACCCGCGTCCAGAGCACCGGTTTGCAACGCCTGGAACATGTCCGGGCCACTCATCGCTTCCGCTGCCATGCCCATCTTTGCCGCCATCTCAGACGCAAGACCCGTGGTGCGGAACTTCATGCCCTTCAGGTCTTCGGCTGAATTGATCTCGTTGCGGAACCAACCGCCCCATTGCGGGCCAGAGTTGCCGCACAGGAACGGCTTGATGCCGAACCGGCCATACATCTCGTCATAGAGCGCCTGCCCGCCGCCGTGCACCATCCAGCCAACTTGCTCATCCGCACGCAGACCGAAAGGTTGCGAGCCGAACAGCAAAATGCCCTTGGACTTCGACCCCCAATAGGCGGGGACGGCGTGATACAGCTCGGCAGTGCCTTCGCTGACCGCGTCAAAAACGCCGCGGCCGGGAACGAGTTCACCGGCGGCGAACAGCTTCACCTCGATCCGTCCACCCGACAGGGTGGTGATCCGGTCGGCCAACTGCTGTGCAGCCACGCCCGGCCCCGGCAGGTTTTTGGGCCACGCCGTCACCATCTTCCACTGGCGTTTATCTTGCGCGATGGCTGGTGTTGCCAGTGCTGTTGCTGCGGTGCCGATGGCCCCGGTTGTCAGAAATGTCCGTCTTTGCATGCGCCTATCCTCCAATCGGCAATTGCGACCATGGAACAGGCATTTGTCGCGCCATGGTCAAATCCGTGCATATAGCTATTATGTAAATACATAATAGAGTCAATCTTTACGACGCAAAAAGCTGTCTATGCCAACAATCCTCGCGCAATGATTGTGCGCTGGATCTCTGATGACCCTTCATAGATGCGGAAGATCCTGAGATCGCGCAGATATCGCTCCAAGGGGAAATCACGGGTGTAACCATATCCTCCGTGAATTTGCAGCGCCCGATCCGCGATCCGCCACGCCGCTTCGCTGGCGTAAAGCTTGGCAAAGGCGGATTCGCTGGAATATCGCACGCCGGTCCCGCGCAGGGTCGCCGCCTGCATCGCCAACGCGCGGGCTGCCGCCAGTTCGGTGGCGCTGTCGGCCAGCATCCATTGCAGACCTTGGAATTCCGCAATCGCATGGCCGCTGACCTGCCGTTCTTTGGCATAGGAAATCGCGGCCTTCAACGCGGCGTCGGCGATGCCTGTCGCCTGCGCGGCCACTTCGATCCGGCCATTGTCCAAGACCTTCATCGCGGTGCGGAACCCTGTGCCCTCGTCGCCCAGACGGTTTTCTTCCGGCACCCAGCAATCAAAGCTGATGCCGAAGACATGCCCACCCTTCAGGCCCATCGTCTTCTCATGCGGCGCGACCAAGACACCGTCGGTCTTCTTCGGCTCGACGATGAAGGCGCTGACGCCCCGCGCGCCGGCGTCTGGGTCGGTCTTGGCATAAACCACCATGAAATCCGCCGCCCCCGCGTTCGATATGAAGCATTTGGACCCCTTGATCCGGTATCCATCCCCTTCGCGTTTCGCCGTGGTTCGCATGTCCGCGGGGTTCGACCCGGCCTGCGGTTCGGTCAGGGCAAAGGCGCCCAGCGACGTGCCCGCCGCCGCATCGGGCAGTATCCGCGCCTGCAAATCGGCATCCGCACCCAACAGCAGTGAATCCGTCGCCAGAAAATGCGCCGTCAGCATCGAGGCGGTCGAGCCGCAAGCCCCCGCAATCGCTTCGACCGCAGCATAAAGCGCCGGGCCGGACAACCCGATGCCGCCATGGTCTTCCGGCAGGTTCAGGCCCAGCAGGCCCATTTCGGCCATCGCGTCCAAGTGGCAGGTGGCAAACAGTGCCTCTTCGTCGATCTGCGCGGCTTTCGGCGCCAGCACTTCGGTCGAGAACCGCTCGATCTGCGCGACCAACGCGCGTTCGTCGTCGCTCATGGGATAAGTCATGCGCCTTGTTCCTTATTCAAAGAGTTCAGAATATCGTCAGCGTCCGCGTTCAGGGCCGGAGCCGCCTTGCGCCCCCCGCGCCCAATGCCGCTAAAATGCACCGGCTGTTCTGGCACGTTCAGAACGCCCAGATCAGGGTGCGTGACAGTGGACGCCAACCTGCGTTCAACCGCCTGCCGCGACGCCCAAGCCTGTGCCACGGACTGAATGCTGGACGCGGGGATACCCGCTGCGGACAATTGTTCAACCACCGCGTCCACGGGGCGCGTATCCGCCCATTCGCCGATATACGCGGCCAAGGCCGGTTCGTTTTCACGGCGCAGTGTGTCCGTGGTGAACCGTGCGTCCTGCACCAGATCGGGCTGCCCGATCACCTCGCAGAACGTGGCAAACAGTCGGTCATTCAGAACCGCCAGCGCGAAATGCCCGTCCGCCGCCGGATAGGTGCCAAAGGGGGCAGACAGCGGATGCCGGTTGCCCGTGCGCGTGGGGGTCTCGCCGCCCATCAGAGTGCGACAGGCAAGGATCGGCATCATCGACACCAGACCGTCAAACAGCGCCACATCCACATGACGCCCCTGCCCGGTGCGGCTGCGTTCAAACAGGGCCACCATCGTGCCCCAGGCCGCGAACAGCCCACCGGCCACATCGCCCAAAGCCTCGCCCACCATTGTCGGCGCGCCATCGGGTTCGCCGGTGGCGTCCATCAACCCGCTCATCGCCTGAACGATGATGTCATAGGCAGGCTTTTTCGTGTTCGGCCCGGTCTGACCAAACCC from Aliiroseovarius sediminilitoris includes these protein-coding regions:
- a CDS encoding TRAP transporter small permease subunit, producing the protein MEHLANALDKVNMGVAYVVRWLALAMMLVQFTIVVGRYAFGANSIALQESVLYMHAGLFMLAAGYTLLVDKHVRVDVFYAKATPEVRRRIDIFGHLFLLMPSMIALIYWSWPSVRNSWAILEGPISVGGIEAVFLLKSLIPAFSVLVMLQSLALLIRLLAVKET
- a CDS encoding OmpA family protein — translated: MPITWKSSTALVATLSMAFPAPIVAQTNASGAAPSVLCVDGSETPCASGVPEIPAESMICENGAALPCGEGVIAVPKSAMICADGAPLPCGEGVDASLRPDMAGMLTALRESGMTPEIAQALNLPIQEGGTAEPAAEVATDTGTVEAAPAEEAPAVEAEAAPADAAPVEAAPEAEAEVTEKAPEAETAEANPSEEPAPDTVESDTVTEATTNESIVAPEAEPTGEVAETPDAQTPAQSADTSTETTEAEPVEAPVEQTAEQPAEQASDVSPEEEAALADALTDTEPTAEEAVTSEPVPELPVQPAAESGEAPVAAAAAAPVEADTSAEVTEEVVTEETARSSDEDFANKVNEAVKTVIEQKDATASAKRDEGLSKGEKAILLGLGAVAVGAILSNNREVALNSGDRVVVSREDGSYEIIKDDNALLRQPGTRLRTETFGDGSTRTTVIRPDGTEIVTVRDPEYRVLRRVHVAEDGTETVLIDDTVAVEPVDVTTLPDPVAQQGLTADADEDALRRALAREGVFDRRFSLAQIRHIPQVRNLVPVIDLNAVTFETGSAAIRPDQARSLARLGKLIQSYVANDRNEVFLIEGHTDAVGSAAYNLALSDRRAESVALALTEYFDVPPENLIVQGYGEAFLKVDTELEERANRRASVRRITPLLRQASN
- a CDS encoding TRAP transporter substrate-binding protein — translated: MQRRTFLTTGAIGTAATALATPAIAQDKRQWKMVTAWPKNLPGPGVAAQQLADRITTLSGGRIEVKLFAAGELVPGRGVFDAVSEGTAELYHAVPAYWGSKSKGILLFGSQPFGLRADEQVGWMVHGGGQALYDEMYGRFGIKPFLCGNSGPQWGGWFRNEINSAEDLKGMKFRTTGLASEMAAKMGMAAEAMSGPDMFQALQTGALDAGEFIGPWTDSALGYYQVAKNYYWPGVGEPSSAEECGVNADVFNELPDDLKQVVQAASDSLYNQVWTEYTTKHAISLQAMVAEQGVQVKMFPEDVITAMGKAAAEVIDDLRQDDDELVKRITESFVAYRDSVGKYMVYADNGQMNARNLVMGY
- a CDS encoding TRAP transporter large permease, which gives rise to MIEYLDLIMFAALMGAILLGFPVSFSIAGVAVIFAYLGWMLGQMDITLLGALGQRVFGVLTNPVLIAIPLFVMMGALLEKSRIAEGLLDTMGRLFGQLRGGLGISVVLVGTLLAASTGIVGATVVAMGMIALPTMLRAGYDARVASGIVCTAGTLGQIIPPSTLLIILADVMSTSFQQAQYEQGKFSVEALSVGQFFAAAVIPGLVLVCLYLIYIVARGWLRPQDMPPAPLDLAKPDWREVVGAVIPPVMLIFAVLGAILGGVATPTEAASVGAIGALLMTGYRIGTAPRFILLGTIALIALGILAGAFPVRFQRNDLTSGAFGLGIFYAGLAVVGGLSVLLALRAALQKRVVQEAVGSTMTMTAMIFATIIAAGFFSLVFIGLGGEERVARLLAGMPGGANGALVFCMIVIFVLGFFLDFVEISVIVLPLITPSLILLGHDPIWLGVLIAINLQTSFLTPPFGFSLFYLRGAAPKEVTTGQIYAGVLPFICLQIVGIALIWLLPVLATWLPSVLF
- a CDS encoding acyl-CoA dehydrogenase family protein, producing MSDDERALVAQIERFSTEVLAPKAAQIDEEALFATCHLDAMAEMGLLGLNLPEDHGGIGLSGPALYAAVEAIAGACGSTASMLTAHFLATDSLLLGADADLQARILPDAAAGTSLGAFALTEPQAGSNPADMRTTAKREGDGYRIKGSKCFISNAGAADFMVVYAKTDPDAGARGVSAFIVEPKKTDGVLVAPHEKTMGLKGGHVFGISFDCWVPEENRLGDEGTGFRTAMKVLDNGRIEVAAQATGIADAALKAAISYAKERQVSGHAIAEFQGLQWMLADSATELAAARALAMQAATLRGTGVRYSSESAFAKLYASEAAWRIADRALQIHGGYGYTRDFPLERYLRDLRIFRIYEGSSEIQRTIIARGLLA
- a CDS encoding CaiB/BaiF CoA transferase family protein, which gives rise to MPTQPPTPQASQPLSGVRVLDFTRVLAGPYCTAMMADLGADVIKVEAAHGDDYRHIGPFKDGESLLFQAINRGKRSIALDLKSADAIATVKALLAECDVLIENFRPGVMEKLGLSYDALSEAFPHLVYVSLSGFGQTGPNTKKPAYDIIVQAMSGLMDATGEPDGAPTMVGEALGDVAGGLFAAWGTMVALFERSRTGQGRHVDVALFDGLVSMMPILACRTLMGGETPTRTGNRHPLSAPFGTYPAADGHFALAVLNDRLFATFCEVIGQPDLVQDARFTTDTLRRENEPALAAYIGEWADTRPVDAVVEQLSAAGIPASSIQSVAQAWASRQAVERRLASTVTHPDLGVLNVPEQPVHFSGIGRGGRKAAPALNADADDILNSLNKEQGA